The following proteins come from a genomic window of Panicum hallii strain FIL2 chromosome 8, PHallii_v3.1, whole genome shotgun sequence:
- the LOC112901908 gene encoding uncharacterized protein LOC112901908 produces MAVAGPVYARVAGEAVYVAEPAPASASRGPAYDGLPLGNAAGTRTATELVGRGPAGTTSCHQCRKAGAVLWCSSCDRRGYCAGCISRWSHENAAKPLKQAQPGETDDDVRSTTLSTNTPHVAASKSAATGFSFRLEQRAEKRKEGLALATVFLWMLSKTSVPWILLAD; encoded by the exons ATGGCGGTCGCGGGGCCCGTCTACGCCAGGGTAGCCGGGGAGGCGGTGTACGTGGCGGAGCCGGCTCCGGCGTCGGCGTCGAGGGGCCCGGCGTACGATGGCCTGCCCCTGGGCAATGCTGCCGGCACGCGCACCGCGACG GAGCTGGTCGGGAGAGGCCCGGCGGGGACGACGAGTTGCCACCAGTGCCGCAAGGCTGGGGCCGTCCTTTGGTGTTCCAGCTGCGACAGGAGAGGCTACTGCGCCGGCTGCATCTCGAGATG GTCACATGAGAACGCCGCCAAACCATTGAAACAAGCGCAGCCAGGGGAAACAGATGATGATGTGCGCTCCACCACATT AAGTACGAATACTCCCCATGTAGCAGCTAGCAAGAGTGCTGCTACTGGCTTTAGTTTCAGATTGGAGCAGCGTGCTGAGAAGCGAAAGGAG GGTCTTGCTCTAGCTACTGTTTTTCTCTGGATGCTGTCAAAAACTTCAGTTCCTTGGATATTACTTGCTGACTGA
- the LOC112903702 gene encoding putative cyclin-dependent kinase F-2 has protein sequence MAQLLAGAWTMHAHGIEHRDLKPGNVLVGEHGRRLKICDLGLARSAAAPLPDAQKVDGTIGYIAPEVLLCEKDCGAAVDMGAWLITIVDLLGIPDDVSLMPLGIDAAAPSKLRDKVPEERLSAAGFNVLRGLLQYDPKDRLTAAALRMPWFTPMDD, from the exons ATGGCGCAGCTGCTTGCCGGCGCGTGGACGATGCACGCCCACGGCATCGAGCACCGCGACCTGAAGCCCGGGAACGTGCTCGTAGGGGAGCACGGCCGCCGGCTCAAGATCTGCGACCTCGGCCTCGCCAGGtccgcggccgcgccgctgcCGGACGCGCAGAAGGTGGATGGCACGATCGGGTACATCGCGCCCGAGGTGCTCCTGTGTGAGAAGGACTGCGGCGCGGCCGTCGACATGGGCGCTTGG CTGATCACCATCGTCGACCTCCTAGGAATCCCCGACGACGTGTCGTTGATGCCGCTGGGCATCGACGCCGCGGCGCCAAGCAAGCTGCGGGACAAGGTGCCGGAGGAGCGGCTGTCGGCGGCGGGCTTCAATGTCCTGCGCGGCCTGCTGCAATACGACCCCAAGGACAGGCTCACCGCCGCGGCGCTGCGGATGCCATGGTTCACACCCATGGATGACTGA
- the LOC112903701 gene encoding putative cyclin-dependent kinase F-2 yields the protein MEACVPSLRGGELLASHRRRRLPARSAAPEAGSSVASVAAGTARNDDRERICRLDSFKRLKQIGEGAFGTVSKARDRRTGEVVAIKSARDGSSEAAAALLREAAMLAACAGNPAVVALREVAWSEDGGLHLVMEFVGHSLHDIISARRRHGLRFTESEARHAMAQLLAGVGSMHAHGIVHRDLKPGNVLVGEHDRRLKICDLGLARSAAAPLPDARLEGTLGYIAPEALLCQKNCGGPVDIWALGCIMADLVGGEKLFPEEDEYRQLISIMDLLGIPDDVSLMPLGITAAAPSKLREKVPEERLSPAGFEVLCGLLEYDPKDRLTAAAALQMPWFEGKED from the coding sequence ATGGAGGCGTGCGTGCCCTCCCTCAGGGGGGGCGAGCTGCTCGCCTCACACCGGCGCCGCCGACTCCCCGCGCGCTCGGCCGCGCCTGAAGCCGGAAGCAGCGTGGCCTCCGTCGCTGCTGGAACTGCGAGGAACGATGATCGGGAGCGAATCTGTAGATTGGACTCCTTCAAGCGGCTGAAGCAGATCGGCGAGGGGGCGTTCGGCACCGTCTCGAAGGCGCGCGACCGCCGCACCGGCGAAGTGGTCGCCATCAAGTCCGCACGCGACGGCAgcagcgaggcggcggcggcgctgctgcgggAGGCCGCGATGCTCGCGGCGTGCGCCGGCAACCCCGCGGTGGTGGCGCTCCGGGAGGTGGCCTGGTCGGAGGACGGCGGCCTGCACCTGGTGATGGAGTTCGTAGGCCACAGCCTCCACGACATCAtcagcgcgcgccgccgccatgggcTCCGGTTCACCGAGTCGGAGGCGCGCCACGCGATGGCGCAGCTTCTGGCCGGCGTGGGGTCGATGCACGCCCACGGCATCGTCCACCGCGACCTCAAGCCCGGGAACGTGCTTGTCGGGGAGCACGACCGCCGGCTCAAGATCTGCGACCTCGGCCTCGCCAGGTcagccgccgcgccgctgccgGACGCGCGGCTGGAGGGCACGCTCGGTTACATCGCGCCGGAAGCGCTCCTGTGCCAGAAGAACTGCGGCGGGCCCGTCGACATATGGGCTCTCGGCTGCATCATGGCAGACCTCGTCGGCGGGGAGAAGCTCTTCCCGGAGGAGGATGAGTACAGGCAGCTGATCAGCATCATGGACCTCCTAGGGATCCCCGACGACGTGTCATTGATGCCGCTGGGCatcacggcggcggcgccaagcAAGCTGCGGGAAAAGGTGCCGGAGGAGCGGCtgtcgccggcgggttttgaagTCCTGTGTGGCCTGCTGGAATACGACCCCAAGGACAGGCTCACCGCCGCGGCGGCACTGCAGATGCCATGGTTTGAAGGCAAGGAAGACTGA